In one window of Duganella dendranthematis DNA:
- the rnc gene encoding ribonuclease III, giving the protein MTHRSHSSVHNERLEFLGDSILNCVVASILYDRYLDIDEGDLSRLRANLVKQQSLFEIAQKLELSQFLRLGEGELKSGGFRRPSILADTLEALLGAIFLDGGFEPARTAIRSFYIPILDSVDPQTLGKDAKTLLQEFLQAKKISLPLYNVIATHGAAHSQEFEIECLVPKLGIQVYGRGGSRRAGEQAAAKLALAAAELAVQKTPATARKSKPRAAQLKLAGIATVQSSDAPSPSAKAANK; this is encoded by the coding sequence TTGACGCACCGTAGCCACAGCAGTGTGCATAATGAGCGGCTGGAATTCCTGGGCGACTCCATCCTCAACTGCGTGGTGGCGTCCATCCTGTACGACCGGTATCTGGACATCGACGAGGGCGACCTGTCGCGCCTGCGCGCCAACCTGGTCAAGCAGCAGTCGCTGTTCGAAATCGCCCAGAAGCTGGAGCTGTCCCAGTTCCTGCGCCTGGGCGAGGGCGAGCTGAAATCGGGCGGCTTCCGCCGGCCGTCGATCCTGGCCGACACGCTGGAAGCGCTGCTTGGCGCCATCTTCCTCGATGGCGGCTTCGAGCCGGCGCGCACCGCGATCCGCTCGTTCTACATCCCGATCCTGGATTCGGTCGATCCGCAAACGCTGGGCAAGGATGCCAAGACGCTGCTGCAGGAATTCCTGCAGGCGAAGAAAATCTCGCTGCCGCTGTACAACGTGATTGCCACCCATGGCGCCGCGCACAGCCAGGAGTTCGAGATCGAATGCCTGGTGCCCAAGCTCGGCATCCAGGTCTATGGCCGTGGCGGCAGCCGCCGCGCCGGCGAACAGGCGGCCGCCAAGCTGGCCCTGGCCGCCGCCGAGCTGGCCGTGCAGAAAACCCCGGCCACCGCCCGCAAGTCCAAGCCGCGCGCCGCCCAGCTCAAGCTGGCCGGCATTGCCACCGTGCAGAGCAGCGACGCACCGTCGCCGTCTGCCAAGGCCGCCAACAAATAA
- the era gene encoding GTPase Era gives MTTETTSASNYRCGYIAIVGRPNVGKSTLMNTLIGAKVSITSRKAQTTRHRITGIQTYDDAQFIYVDTPGFQTRHANALNKTLNKTVTNTLISSDLILFVIEAGTFGPADQQVLDLLPTEVPVVLVINKADRVKDKAALMPFAQQVAAKFNFAAIVPVSAKLRFQLDGLEKELKRLLPENEAIFGPDDITDRSEKFMASEIVREKLFRFVGDELPYTSTVLIEQFEQEGDLRRVFAAILVERDTHKSMIIGNKGARLKEVSTQARLDMEKLFGGPVYLEIWVKVKSGWADNEAGLRAYGYE, from the coding sequence ATGACTACCGAAACGACCTCCGCCAGCAATTACCGTTGCGGCTATATCGCCATTGTGGGCCGCCCGAACGTCGGCAAGTCCACGCTGATGAATACGCTGATTGGCGCCAAGGTCAGCATCACCTCGCGCAAGGCGCAGACCACGCGCCACCGCATCACCGGCATCCAGACCTATGACGACGCACAGTTCATCTACGTCGATACGCCGGGCTTCCAGACCCGTCACGCCAATGCGCTGAACAAGACGCTGAACAAAACCGTCACCAACACGCTGATCTCGTCGGACCTGATCCTGTTCGTCATCGAAGCGGGCACCTTCGGCCCGGCCGACCAGCAAGTGCTGGACCTGCTGCCGACCGAAGTACCGGTGGTCCTGGTGATCAACAAGGCCGACCGCGTGAAAGACAAAGCCGCGCTGATGCCGTTTGCGCAGCAGGTTGCCGCCAAGTTCAACTTTGCCGCCATCGTGCCGGTATCGGCCAAGCTGCGCTTCCAGCTGGATGGCCTGGAAAAAGAACTGAAACGCCTGCTGCCGGAGAACGAAGCGATTTTCGGCCCGGACGACATCACCGACCGCAGCGAAAAGTTCATGGCGTCGGAAATCGTGCGCGAAAAGCTGTTCCGCTTTGTCGGCGACGAGCTGCCATACACCAGCACCGTGCTGATCGAACAGTTCGAGCAGGAGGGTGATCTGCGCCGCGTGTTTGCCGCCATCCTGGTCGAACGCGACACGCACAAGTCCATGATCATCGGTAACAAAGGTGCGCGCCTGAAGGAAGTGTCGACGCAAGCGCGTCTCGACATGGAAAAGCTGTTCGGCGGTCCGGTGTACCTGGAAATCTGGGTCAAGGTCAAATCCGGCTGGGCAGATAACGAAGCGGGCCTGCGCGCTTACGGCTACGAGTAA